The sequence CAGCGGGGTCATCGTCGGGTACTCCGCCGACGTCGACCCGAAGAAACTCTCCGGACAGTCGATCGCGCTGGTCGGCGTCGACGTAGAGAGCGAACGCTACGTCGAAGCGACGCGCGCGATGAAAGACCTCGACGCGGTGGAGGCGCTGTACACCTCGTCGGGCGACCACATGCTGATGGCCGAGGTGCGCGCGAAAGACGGCGACTCGCTCGGCGACGTGATCAGCGACCACATTCTGAGCATCGACGGCGTCACCGCCGCTCACCCTTCGTTCCTCCAAGAGCGTCTGAAGTGACCGACTGACGAATCGAGCCCCGCGAGCGTTCAGTAGCGACGGCCGAGCCCCGCGAGTACGGCGACGCCCGCCGACCCGACGAGGACCGTCACGGCGTAGCCAACCCACAGCGGCGTATTCAGCCCGCTCGTCAGTTCGAGAACGCCGTACACCACCGTCACGACGCCGACGAAAAACGAGAACCCACCGGCGAGATACGAGGCCCGCTCGCCGTCGGCCGTCCGCCGCGACCGAGCGTCCCGGAAGTGCTCGTCGCCGTCGGCGAAGACGATGTGGTAGCCCACTCCGACGACGAACCCGCCCGCGACGAGCAGGGTCACTCCCGTCACCCAGTCACCGACCATGGCCCTCACTGGTTCCCACACTGATATGAACGTTCGGACCCGAACCAGTTTCACTCCGGTTGGGAAACACTAAGAACGCCCCGAGGTCAACTCCGAGACGATGAGCGGCGAGACGCTTCCCGGCGCGAGAGGAGACGCCGAGGAGCGTATCGTGTTCCACGTCGACATGGACTGCTTCTACGCGTCCTGTGAGCGGCTCAAAGAGCCCGAACTCGACGGAGAGCCCGTCGTCGTCGGGATGGGGTACGAACCCGGCGAGGGCCACGGCGCCGTCGCCACCGCGAGCTACGAGGCCCGCGCCCACGGCGTCGACAGCGCCCAACCCATCACGCAGGCGCTCGACGCGCTCCCCCGCGCCGCCGACGCCGAGTTGGACGACGACGGCAACCCCGCGGACCCCGACGTGCCGGCGGTCGGCTACTATCGCCCCGTCGACATGGAGTACTACAAGGAGGTGAGCGCGCAGGTCAAAGAGATTCTCCACGACTGCGCCGACGTGGTTCGGGAGGTGAGCATCGACGAGGCGTACCTCGACGTGACCGAGCGGACCGCCTGGCAGACAGTGAGCGGAGGGAGCGGCGATGGAGGGAACAGCGATAGAGGTAACGACGACGGAAGCGAGCGGACCCTCGCGGAGGGGTACGCTCGCCACGTCAAGCAGCGAATCGACCGCGAAGTCGGCGTCACCGCCAGCGTCGGCGTCGGCCCGAACATGAGCGTCGCCAAAGTCGCCAGCGACTACGACAAGCCGAACGGCCTCGTCGTCGTCCGCCCCGAGGAGGTCTGGTCGTTTCTCGACCCGCTGGACATCGAGGAAGTCCACGGCGTCGGCCCCGTCACCGCGCGCGAACTCCGCGAGATGGGTATCGACACCGCCGGCGACCTCGCAGCGGCGGACCCGCACCGCCTGGGAGAGACGTTCGGCGAGCGGGGTCGCGAACTCCACCGCCGCGCCCGCGGCGACGACGACAGGGCAGTGACGCCGACGGGGCTCCCGAAGAGCCTCTCGCGGGAGTCGGCGTTCACGAGACCCACCTCCGAGAGCGAGGCGATGCGCGAGAAAGTGCGCGCGCTCGCGGCGGACGTCGCCGAGCGCGCGCAGAGTCGCGGGGCGCTCTACCGCACCATCGGCATCAAAGTCGTCCAACCGCCGTTCGAGGTGAACACCCGCGCGAAGTCGCTTCCCGGACCGGTCGACGACCCCGGGCTCGTCGAGTCGGTCGCGCTGGAGCTGTTGACGGAGTTCGACGGGAGCCGGGTCAGAAAACTGGGCGTCCGCGTCTCCAACCTCGACTTCGCCGAGGGCGACCAGGCCAGCCTCGACGGGTGGGAGAACGCGACCGGCGAAGCCGTCGAAGAGACCGAAACGTCGCCGTCCCGGTCGAACGACCCCGCGACGAGCACCGCGAGCGACGGTTCCGAGACGAACGACTCTGATACGAACGACGGCCGGACGAAGCGGACCCTGGGCGACTGGGCGGCCGACCACGCCGACTCGAAACGGCGGAGAGACGCCGACTCCGGCGAGAGATCGACCGAATCGACGGACGGTCAGGCCTCCCTGACCGAGTTCGAGTGACCGAACAGCCATCCGGATGACAGTATCCGACACTCTTATTTGCGAACGTTTCGGAATCGAATCATGAAGCGACGGGGGATCCTCGGTCTAGTCGCGGGAACCACCGTCGGGTGGACAGCGGCGTCGTTCGTGTTTCTGAGCAGCGGCGACGACGCGGACGGTGCGAACGGTACGAATGGGGCGAACGGCACGAACGGGGCGAACGATACCGACGCCCCCGTCGACGAGAGAAGCGGGGAGACGCCCGCGGCGTCGTCCTCGCAGACCGAGAGAGCCGGACAGTCGTCCGGTGAGTCGGTCGACGACGGAGAGGCTGAAACGGAGGCGGACAGCGCCGACGACGAACCGACGACAACAACCGCGACGACGACGGAGGAACCCGCAACGTCCCAGCCGACGACGGAACCGGAGAACCTCCGCGAGAAGATAGACGTACACACGACCTCGACGGGCGTCGGCGACGAGCCCGGCGAGGAGGTGTCCATCAACTACGTCATCAGAAACGACCACGAGTTCGCCGTCGACATCGCGTTCGAGGCGACGCTTCGCCTCGCCAACGGAGCGACGCAGCGAACGGAGCGCACCGCCCGAATCGACGGCGGGTCGCTCACGAGCGGCGAGTTCGTCTTCGACGACCACGAGCGGCGCGCGACCGGGTGGGGGTTCTCGTTGCAGACGGTCGAACGGGCGTCGACGCAGCCCTGAAACGGGATACGGCCGCCGCGTCCGAGAGGGGGTACGACAGCAGGAACTATAGGGTCCGCCTCTGAGGTAGCCACCAACGACCAACATGACGGACGTAGAAACCATCACCGTCGCGGACGTGAGCGACGGACCGGGCGGGACCGACGACGCCGAACCGGGAACGACCGTCCGCCTTCCAGCGGTCGAGATTCTCACCGGACGCGGCTTCATCACCGGCAAGTCGGGGTCCGGGAAGTCGAACACCGCGAGCGTCGTCATCGAGAAGCTGCTCGACTCGCAGTTCCCCGTCCTCATCGTCGACACCGACGGCGAGTACTACGGGCTGAAGGAGGAGTACGAAATCCTCCACGCCGGCGCCGACGAGGAGTGCGACATCGTCGTCAGTCCCGAGCACGCCGAGAAGATAGCGACGCTCGCGCTCGAACAGAACGTCCCCATCATCCTCGACGTGTCGGGCTACCTCGACGAGAACGATGCCGAGGAGATGCTGTTGCAGACGGCGCGACAGCTGTTCGCCAAGGAGAAGAAACTGAAGAAGCCCTTCCTGATGCTCGTCGAGGAGTGCCACGAGTACATCCCGGAGAAGGGCGGGATGGGCGAAGCGGGGAAGATGCTCATCAAAATCGGCAAGCGCGGGCGGAAACACGGGTTGGGAATCGTCGGCATCAGCCAGCGCCCCGCCGACGTGAAGAAGGACTACATCACCCAGTGCGACTGGCTGGTGTGGCACCGTCTCACGTGGGGTAACGACACGAAAGTCGTCGGTCGCATCCTCGGCAAGGAGTACGCCGACGCCATCGAGAGCATGAACGACGGCGAGGCGTTCATGATGACCGACTGGAGCGAGACGCTCCGCCGGGTCCAGTTCCGCCGCAAGCAGACGTTCGACGCGGGGGCGACGCCCGGCCTCGACGACTTCGAACGCCCGGAGCTCAAATCCGTTAGCGGCGACCTCGTCTCGGAACTGCGCGACATCTCCGACGAGGAGGCCCAGAAAGAGAGCACCATCGCCGACCTCAGACAGGAGTTAGAGAAGAAGGACGCCGAGATTCGGCGGCTCAAGCAGGAACTGGAGGAGGCGCAGGACCTGAGTCGGATGGCCGACCAGTTCGCGCAGGCGCTGCTCCAGAAAGCAGAAGCGCCGTACCGCGGCGGCGACGGTCGGAACTTCGCTCGGCCCGAGCACGCGCAAGCGGCGCTCGGCGAGTACGAATCCGACGAGACGCCGGCGATGGTCGGTCCGGTCGACTCCGGGGCCGCGACGCA is a genomic window of Haloprofundus halophilus containing:
- the lrpA1 gene encoding HTH-type transcriptional regulator LrpA1, producing the protein MGATSTEDRILAVLEQDAQASYADIAERAGVSKPTVRKYIRKLEDSGVIVGYSADVDPKKLSGQSIALVGVDVESERYVEATRAMKDLDAVEALYTSSGDHMLMAEVRAKDGDSLGDVISDHILSIDGVTAAHPSFLQERLK
- a CDS encoding DNA polymerase Y family protein; amino-acid sequence: MSGETLPGARGDAEERIVFHVDMDCFYASCERLKEPELDGEPVVVGMGYEPGEGHGAVATASYEARAHGVDSAQPITQALDALPRAADAELDDDGNPADPDVPAVGYYRPVDMEYYKEVSAQVKEILHDCADVVREVSIDEAYLDVTERTAWQTVSGGSGDGGNSDRGNDDGSERTLAEGYARHVKQRIDREVGVTASVGVGPNMSVAKVASDYDKPNGLVVVRPEEVWSFLDPLDIEEVHGVGPVTARELREMGIDTAGDLAAADPHRLGETFGERGRELHRRARGDDDRAVTPTGLPKSLSRESAFTRPTSESEAMREKVRALAADVAERAQSRGALYRTIGIKVVQPPFEVNTRAKSLPGPVDDPGLVESVALELLTEFDGSRVRKLGVRVSNLDFAEGDQASLDGWENATGEAVEETETSPSRSNDPATSTASDGSETNDSDTNDGRTKRTLGDWAADHADSKRRRDADSGERSTESTDGQASLTEFE
- a CDS encoding helicase HerA domain-containing protein — translated: MTDVETITVADVSDGPGGTDDAEPGTTVRLPAVEILTGRGFITGKSGSGKSNTASVVIEKLLDSQFPVLIVDTDGEYYGLKEEYEILHAGADEECDIVVSPEHAEKIATLALEQNVPIILDVSGYLDENDAEEMLLQTARQLFAKEKKLKKPFLMLVEECHEYIPEKGGMGEAGKMLIKIGKRGRKHGLGIVGISQRPADVKKDYITQCDWLVWHRLTWGNDTKVVGRILGKEYADAIESMNDGEAFMMTDWSETLRRVQFRRKQTFDAGATPGLDDFERPELKSVSGDLVSELRDISDEEAQKESTIADLRQELEKKDAEIRRLKQELEEAQDLSRMADQFAQALLQKAEAPYRGGDGRNFARPEHAQAALGEYESDETPAMVGPVDSGAATQNGQRDATAAETSATNETKASVAETTEGDGADGRPDEPASESSTAPAPSEDATRDGDGRPSGGSRRAIVDELREVVESLDDVTREMLAYYRAKDLSTPVDAHVGAGHSGDQQLAYGRNRALRKAGFIEHVGRGRYRYTLPELVRDEYADRLAEGEFAATVAAVESSFSDLSVGRVGGDGNADGPLESASDPATTTENATDEADTRQDDEPSESAEPAESAASTANGTTPGVVGHELENAEIVENYAESEVSEAVQDGLSDDEAEASDGVETAAEGETTPSDDAEIIE